A single region of the Ziziphus jujuba cultivar Dongzao chromosome 10, ASM3175591v1 genome encodes:
- the LOC107409547 gene encoding receptor like protein 22-like produces the protein MWSTSLDTLITFNIAENCRTSFHQSTATVLPHSNLRKLNLSFNKLRGPLPIPPSSLVDYNVSNNMLTREIPPLFCKPSSLSCLSLSNNNLSGMIPQCLGNFSDSLSMWDLRNNSLQGSIPQMCNKLNDVFSPWLGSLPKLKVLTLCCNGFLGVIGKPKKDLKYFPKLQIIDLSYNHFTGELPYHYMLNWNAMTEINLPNNASYMDANWVYTLPNSYGSEYIYRYTITVAYKGVEIYYSAIQDFFAFIDLSSNKFEEEILEFIGNLKALHSLNLSNKILSGCIPTSLGDLSMIESLDLSRNNLSGEIPQQLNQLEFLAYFNVSHNNLTGLIS, from the exons ATGTGGAGCACAAGCTTAGACACTTTGATCACTTTTAACATTGCTGAAAATTGCCGAACAAGCTTTCACCAATCTACAGCAACTGTTCTTCCCCATTCTAACTTGCGAAAACTAAACCTTTCGTTCAACAAGCTTCGAGGACCACTACCTATTCCTCCTTCATCCCTTGTTGATTATAATGTCTCAAACAACATGCTGACAAGAGAAATTCCACCTCTCTTCTGCAAACCGAGTTCTCTTTCCTGCCTTAGTTTATCCAATAACAACTTAAGTGGCATGATTCCGCAATGTTTAGGAAACTTCAGCGATTCTCTGTCAATGTGGGATTTAAGAAACAACTCTCTTCAAGGTAGCATTCCTCAAATGTGCAACAAG TTGAATGATGTTTTCTCTCCTTGGTTGGGATCTCTTCCAAAGTTGAAAGTTCTCACACTGTGCTGCAATGGATTCCTTGGTGTGATTGGGAAACCCAAAAAGGATTTGAAGTACTTCCCCAAGTTGCAAATTATTGACCTGTCATACAACCATTTCACAGGTGAGCTACCATATCATTACATGCTTAACTGGAATGCCATGACAGAGATCAACCTTCCTAACAATGCTTCATACATGGACGCAAATTGGGTATATACTCTTCCAAACTCTTATGGATCTGAATACATATATCGTTACACAATCACAGTAGCATACAAAGGGGTGGAGATATACTATAGTGCCATTCaagatttttttgcttttattgatCTCTCAAGCAATAAATTCGAAGAAGAGATTCTTGAATTCATTGGGAACCTAAAGGCCCTTCACTCATTGAACCTTTCAAATAAGATACTAAGTGGTTGCATCCCGACATCATTGGGAGACTTATCGATGATCGAGTCATTAGATCTTTCTCGAAACAATCTCTCTGGAGAGATCCCTCAACAATTGAATCAACTCGAATTTCTTGCGTACTTCAATGTCTCTCACAACAATCTTACAGGGCTAATTTCATGA